In Bacillus sp. Cs-700, one genomic interval encodes:
- the gntK gene encoding gluconokinase: MKEQYMIGVDIGTTSTKAVLFNDDGQPVSKHNVEYPLFTPTPATAEQDPEQILLAVVESIRTVIQDNQLHGEQVKFVSFSSAMHSLIGVDENGKPLTKCITWADNRSAQWAEKIKNDMDGHEIYRRTGTPIHPMSPLSKLVWLKNDEKELFQSVAKFISIKEYVFYRFFHEYVIDYSIASATGLFNLEQLNWDEEALKIAGITADQLSKPVSTTQMMSGLKAPYIEETGLTSATNFIIGASDGVLSNLGVNAIEPGVVAVTIGTSGAIRAVTDRPVTDPKGRIFCYALTEDKWVVGGPVNNGGITFRWVRDQFAASETETAKRLGIDTYEILTRIAEQVNPGSDGLLFHPYLAGERAPLWNSDARGSFFGLAMHHKKEHMIRAVLEGVIYNLYSVLLALEELIGEPKQIKATGGFARSALWRQMMADIFNQEVTVPESYESSCLGAIVLGKKALGEIDSLSIVSDLVGDTFSHEPKKENVQIYSELLPIYIRISRKLTEEYTAIANFQNKTLGKN; this comes from the coding sequence ATGAAAGAGCAATATATGATTGGTGTCGATATCGGGACAACGAGTACAAAAGCCGTTCTATTTAATGATGACGGTCAGCCTGTTTCAAAACATAATGTGGAATACCCTCTCTTTACACCAACACCTGCGACGGCAGAACAAGACCCAGAGCAAATTCTACTAGCCGTCGTAGAGTCGATTCGGACGGTAATTCAGGATAATCAGTTACATGGGGAGCAAGTGAAATTTGTTTCATTTAGCTCAGCAATGCATAGTTTAATTGGAGTAGATGAAAACGGAAAGCCGCTTACAAAATGCATCACATGGGCAGACAACCGAAGTGCACAGTGGGCTGAGAAAATAAAAAATGACATGGATGGACACGAAATTTATCGGCGAACAGGAACACCTATTCATCCAATGTCTCCGCTCTCGAAGCTCGTTTGGCTTAAAAATGATGAAAAAGAATTATTTCAATCAGTTGCAAAGTTCATTTCAATTAAAGAATACGTTTTCTATCGCTTTTTCCATGAATACGTGATTGACTATTCAATCGCCTCAGCAACAGGCTTATTTAATCTAGAGCAACTTAATTGGGATGAAGAAGCGCTAAAAATCGCTGGTATTACAGCTGACCAACTGTCTAAACCGGTGTCCACAACGCAGATGATGTCGGGATTAAAAGCACCTTATATTGAAGAGACAGGGCTTACTTCTGCAACCAACTTTATCATTGGGGCAAGTGATGGTGTCTTGTCAAACCTTGGTGTTAATGCAATTGAGCCAGGGGTTGTAGCGGTAACAATTGGGACAAGCGGAGCAATTAGAGCCGTAACCGACCGTCCCGTCACAGATCCAAAAGGACGCATCTTCTGCTACGCTCTTACAGAAGATAAGTGGGTTGTAGGTGGTCCTGTCAATAACGGAGGCATCACGTTCCGCTGGGTACGTGATCAGTTTGCAGCATCTGAAACAGAAACAGCAAAACGTCTTGGAATTGATACGTATGAAATTCTGACTCGAATTGCCGAACAGGTGAACCCTGGCTCTGACGGTCTTCTTTTCCATCCGTATCTTGCTGGCGAACGCGCTCCATTATGGAATTCCGATGCGCGCGGAAGTTTCTTTGGACTTGCCATGCATCATAAAAAAGAGCACATGATCCGCGCGGTACTTGAAGGGGTTATTTATAACTTATACAGTGTCCTGCTTGCACTTGAAGAGCTAATTGGTGAACCGAAGCAAATTAAAGCAACAGGTGGATTTGCTCGATCAGCTCTTTGGAGACAAATGATGGCCGACATCTTTAACCAAGAAGTAACCGTTCCAGAAAGCTATGAAAGCTCCTGCCTCGGTGCCATCGTTCTTGGTAAAAAAGCGCTCGGCGAAATCGACTCACTAAGCATTGTCTCAGACCTAGTAGGAGACACATTTAGCCATGAACCCAAAAAAGAAAACGTCCAAATCTACTCAGAACTACTGCCAATCTACATCAGAATCTCAAGAAAACTAACCGAAGAATACACCGCCATAGCCAACTTCCAAAACAAAACATTGGGGAAAAACTAA
- a CDS encoding Gfo/Idh/MocA family oxidoreductase, whose protein sequence is MKIGMISFWHVHAKDYAEEARIHPDVEIAAIWDENEERGRKEAQMREVEYISDLEDLLNRKEIEGVVVSSPTNRHKEVMVQAAQAGKHIFTEKVLASTEEEAIHILNAVKKAGVKLFVSLPRVYDGYTDAVQNLIESGELGELTQTRVRLAHNGAIADWLPNHFYNKEECQGGALIDLGCHPVYLTRLFLGMPERVTAQFGYLTKKEVEDQAIVTFGYRNGSYGIAETGFVTAHSPFIIEIHGTKGSAIYGIPDKKLIKKVSEKWEEVMIPTNKPSPFSQWVDHIQTDKGTDENLALALDLTVLMEAAYQAEKTKSEIVINPR, encoded by the coding sequence ATGAAGATTGGAATGATTAGTTTCTGGCACGTCCATGCAAAAGATTATGCAGAAGAAGCGCGGATTCATCCTGATGTGGAAATTGCAGCGATCTGGGACGAGAATGAAGAGCGTGGAAGAAAAGAAGCCCAAATGAGAGAAGTAGAGTACATAAGTGATTTAGAAGACCTTCTCAACCGAAAAGAAATAGAGGGGGTTGTTGTTAGTTCACCGACAAATCGTCATAAAGAAGTAATGGTACAAGCAGCTCAAGCAGGGAAGCATATTTTCACCGAAAAAGTTCTGGCGTCTACTGAAGAAGAAGCGATCCATATACTGAATGCAGTGAAAAAAGCTGGAGTAAAGCTATTTGTTTCATTGCCGCGCGTTTATGATGGCTATACGGATGCTGTTCAAAACTTGATTGAATCAGGTGAGCTAGGAGAACTGACGCAGACGCGCGTGCGACTTGCTCATAATGGAGCGATTGCTGATTGGCTCCCAAACCATTTCTATAACAAAGAGGAGTGCCAGGGAGGAGCGTTAATTGACCTTGGTTGTCACCCAGTGTACTTAACGAGACTTTTTCTTGGAATGCCTGAACGAGTTACAGCTCAGTTCGGATATTTAACGAAGAAAGAAGTAGAGGATCAGGCTATCGTAACATTCGGGTATAGGAATGGCTCTTATGGAATAGCAGAAACGGGTTTTGTAACGGCTCATTCTCCATTTATCATTGAAATACACGGAACAAAAGGGTCAGCTATCTATGGCATTCCTGATAAAAAGCTAATCAAAAAAGTTTCGGAGAAATGGGAAGAAGTTATGATTCCAACGAATAAACCTTCTCCATTTTCACAGTGGGTTGACCACATCCAAACGGATAAAGGGACAGATGAAAACCTTGCGCTTGCTCTTGATCTAACCGTGCTAATGGAAGCGGCTTATCAAGCAGAGAAAACTAAGTCTGAAATTGTCATCAATCCCCGATAG
- a CDS encoding CarD family transcriptional regulator, with protein MFEVGDKIFYPMYGAGIVEAIEEKEILGETQIYYILNMPFRDIQVMIPKGKTENLKIREVSDVSTMDQVLTSFNEEVDVEEPSANRNQRYRDNMNKLKTGDIHNHVEVIRELVALNKKRPLGTDDKKLLENAQQFLISEIVLTKDVELDQATVILKEAIKH; from the coding sequence TTGTTTGAGGTAGGCGATAAGATTTTTTATCCCATGTACGGTGCAGGTATAGTCGAAGCAATCGAGGAAAAAGAAATACTGGGTGAAACTCAGATCTATTATATTCTGAATATGCCTTTTCGTGACATTCAGGTGATGATTCCAAAAGGTAAGACGGAAAACCTGAAAATCCGTGAAGTGTCTGACGTCAGCACTATGGATCAAGTACTTACTTCTTTTAACGAAGAAGTTGACGTAGAAGAACCCAGTGCAAATAGAAACCAGCGTTACAGGGATAATATGAACAAGCTTAAAACAGGAGACATCCACAATCATGTGGAAGTAATCCGTGAGCTCGTTGCCCTAAACAAGAAACGACCACTCGGAACTGACGATAAAAAACTACTGGAAAACGCCCAGCAGTTTCTCATAAGCGAGATCGTTTTGACAAAAGATGTTGAGTTAGATCAAGCAACTGTTATCTTAAAAGAAGCGATTAAACATTAA
- a CDS encoding MurR/RpiR family transcriptional regulator → MSDTETRHCLPRIRSSYSQFSEKERQVADYILNNSNKIIHSTINQVAEDLNVADATVFRFCKRIGFKGFQAMKIALAAEIVNPIQDIHETITETDSPKEVAEKVLRSNIRTLEDTYHILDDATIDQAVQILLKATHIEFYGNGGSGIIAMDAQHKFIRTGLRSTSYSDAHLQIMSASQLSSSDVAVLISHSGTNKDMLRVADIARETGATTIAITNLATSPLSKKVDIPLYTVSQETDFRSEALASRIAQLSLVDALYVNIMIARKEKSKHSLQLMREAISSKRI, encoded by the coding sequence ATGTCCGATACGGAAACCCGTCACTGCCTTCCAAGAATCCGCTCTTCTTATTCGCAATTTAGCGAAAAAGAACGACAGGTGGCGGATTATATATTAAACAATTCCAATAAAATTATCCACAGCACAATTAATCAGGTTGCAGAAGACTTGAACGTAGCTGATGCAACCGTTTTTCGTTTTTGTAAGCGAATCGGTTTCAAAGGCTTTCAAGCGATGAAGATTGCCCTGGCTGCAGAAATTGTTAATCCGATTCAGGATATTCATGAAACCATCACAGAAACCGACTCCCCGAAAGAGGTTGCCGAAAAGGTGCTTCGATCAAATATTCGAACGCTAGAGGATACGTACCACATATTGGATGATGCTACGATTGATCAGGCCGTTCAAATTTTATTAAAAGCAACACATATTGAATTTTACGGAAATGGTGGTTCTGGAATTATTGCGATGGACGCACAGCATAAGTTTATTCGAACAGGATTACGCTCTACGTCATATAGCGATGCACATTTGCAAATCATGTCAGCCTCCCAGCTATCAAGTAGCGATGTGGCCGTCTTGATTTCTCATTCTGGAACGAATAAAGATATGCTTCGCGTAGCTGACATCGCACGTGAAACTGGGGCAACCACGATCGCTATCACGAATTTGGCTACCTCGCCACTAAGTAAAAAAGTTGATATTCCTCTCTATACCGTTTCACAAGAAACAGACTTTCGCTCTGAAGCTCTCGCATCTAGGATTGCACAGCTAAGTCTCGTTGATGCGCTTTATGTAAATATTATGATTGCGCGAAAAGAAAAATCAAAGCATTCACTGCAACTTATGCGTGAAGCCATCTCTTCAAAGCGAATTTAA
- the gnd gene encoding phosphogluconate dehydrogenase (NAD(+)-dependent, decarboxylating) — MNVGLIGLGKMGYNLALNLRDHEHNVIVHDANDEQVQKMNEEGFTGKHSLKEVVESLESPRILWMMVPSGDITEAVTTELSDLLDRGDMIIDGGNSHYKDSKRRGEMLLEKGIYFFDVGTSGGKSGARNGACTMIGGDSTVFETIEPLFKDICVEDGYLYTGESGSGHFLKMVHNGVEYGMMQSIAEGFDLLSKSEYDFDYEKVARVWNNGSVIRSWLMELTEQAFSKDANLDEIRGVMNSSGEGKWTVETALDLQTATPVIALSLMMRYRSLEDDTFTGKVVAALRNEFGGHATEKSN; from the coding sequence ATGAACGTCGGATTAATTGGTCTTGGAAAAATGGGATACAACCTTGCTCTAAACTTACGTGATCATGAACATAACGTGATCGTACACGATGCAAATGATGAGCAGGTGCAAAAAATGAATGAAGAGGGCTTTACAGGAAAGCACTCTCTTAAAGAAGTTGTAGAATCACTAGAATCACCACGTATTCTTTGGATGATGGTTCCTTCAGGCGATATTACTGAAGCTGTTACAACTGAATTGTCGGACCTTCTCGACCGTGGCGATATGATCATTGATGGCGGGAATTCCCACTATAAGGATTCAAAACGCAGAGGCGAAATGCTTTTAGAAAAAGGCATTTATTTCTTTGATGTAGGCACAAGCGGTGGGAAGTCAGGTGCACGCAATGGCGCTTGTACGATGATCGGTGGAGATAGCACTGTGTTTGAAACCATTGAACCACTGTTTAAAGATATTTGTGTTGAAGATGGCTACCTCTATACTGGTGAGTCGGGTAGCGGTCACTTCTTGAAAATGGTTCATAATGGTGTAGAATATGGCATGATGCAATCCATTGCAGAAGGTTTTGATTTACTAAGTAAAAGTGAGTACGATTTTGACTACGAAAAAGTGGCACGCGTATGGAATAACGGTTCTGTTATTCGTTCTTGGTTAATGGAATTAACCGAGCAGGCTTTCTCAAAAGACGCTAATCTTGATGAAATTCGTGGTGTGATGAACTCATCAGGTGAAGGGAAATGGACAGTAGAGACAGCTCTTGATCTCCAAACAGCAACTCCTGTTATCGCACTCTCCCTAATGATGCGCTATCGTTCATTAGAAGACGATACGTTCACTGGTAAAGTCGTTGCAGCTCTTCGTAATGAATTCGGCGGTCACGCAACTGAAAAAAGCAATTAA
- a CDS encoding DUF1330 domain-containing protein — protein MALYALNLFNVKDGEEYAAYARRAEEPLRQYGGKVVAIGKLDSSPEGDIAPRQVMMLVEWESKEGIYNYVNDPDLEDLHPHRELGVDDFVWHLFEKLEDLRPVLK, from the coding sequence ATGGCACTGTACGCACTGAATCTATTTAATGTAAAAGACGGGGAAGAATATGCTGCATATGCTAGAAGGGCAGAAGAACCGCTACGTCAATATGGTGGAAAAGTTGTGGCTATTGGGAAGCTCGATTCCTCTCCAGAAGGGGACATTGCACCGAGGCAGGTGATGATGCTTGTTGAATGGGAATCGAAAGAGGGCATTTACAACTACGTGAATGATCCTGATCTTGAAGATTTGCATCCACATCGTGAGCTTGGTGTCGATGATTTTGTTTGGCATTTGTTTGAAAAGCTAGAAGATCTGCGCCCTGTATTGAAATGA
- a CDS encoding NADH-dependent flavin oxidoreductase — protein sequence MTSNRKMLQTYTLPSGVELKNRVMLAPMTNFLSNDDGTVSAQELAYYEKRSGGVGAVITACAYVLPHGKGFAGEIGANRDEQIPGLKKLADTIHSEGAKAILQIFHGGRMCPPELVPDEEILSASAVPAEREGSQTPRAMTEDEIQETIQAFGEATRRAIEAGFDGVELHGANTYLLQQFFSPHSNRREDGWGGSLENRMKFPLAVLESVQAAIKKHGSGAFVLGYRISPEERENPGITMDDTLQLVDELATRNLDYVHVSLSDFYQGSMREEDPTSRMEMIKERIGHIVPVIGVGSLHTPDEVEKALDTGVPLIALGREMIMEPNWVEKVQNGDEENIRVTLRKDAQQELVLPDPLWNAIFSVPGWFPIEE from the coding sequence ATGACTTCAAATCGAAAAATGCTACAAACTTATACGCTACCTTCCGGGGTAGAATTAAAGAACCGTGTCATGCTTGCTCCAATGACCAATTTCTTATCAAATGATGATGGCACTGTATCCGCACAGGAGCTGGCTTATTATGAAAAGCGCTCTGGTGGTGTAGGTGCAGTTATTACCGCTTGTGCTTATGTGCTTCCGCACGGAAAAGGCTTCGCTGGTGAAATTGGAGCTAACCGCGATGAACAGATTCCAGGTCTCAAAAAATTAGCAGACACCATTCACTCTGAAGGGGCAAAAGCCATTCTACAAATCTTCCATGGCGGAAGAATGTGCCCTCCAGAGCTCGTTCCAGATGAAGAAATCCTTAGCGCAAGTGCTGTCCCAGCTGAGCGTGAAGGTTCACAAACACCTCGTGCTATGACAGAAGATGAAATTCAAGAAACCATTCAAGCTTTCGGTGAAGCAACGCGAAGAGCCATTGAAGCGGGGTTTGATGGAGTAGAACTTCATGGTGCAAATACGTACCTTCTTCAACAGTTCTTTTCTCCTCATTCAAACCGAAGAGAAGATGGATGGGGTGGAAGCCTTGAAAATCGCATGAAATTCCCATTAGCCGTCTTAGAATCTGTGCAAGCAGCAATCAAAAAACACGGTAGTGGTGCTTTCGTTCTTGGTTATCGCATCTCACCTGAAGAACGTGAAAATCCTGGCATCACAATGGACGATACCCTTCAGCTTGTAGATGAGCTTGCCACACGCAATCTGGATTATGTTCACGTTTCACTATCCGATTTCTATCAAGGTTCGATGCGTGAGGAAGACCCTACATCACGCATGGAAATGATCAAAGAACGAATCGGTCACATTGTTCCAGTTATCGGTGTTGGCTCTCTTCATACTCCAGATGAAGTAGAAAAAGCACTTGATACAGGCGTACCTCTCATTGCCCTTGGGCGCGAAATGATTATGGAACCGAACTGGGTAGAGAAAGTTCAAAACGGAGACGAAGAAAACATTCGTGTAACGTTACGGAAAGATGCACAGCAAGAACTTGTTTTACCTGATCCGCTTTGGAATGCGATATTCAGCGTACCTGGCTGGTTCCCAATCGAAGAATAA
- a CDS encoding iron-containing alcohol dehydrogenase: MKPFLQYNPTRLYFGKDKIKELAGELHYGVKVLVVYGGGSIKRNGVYDAVMTELKKVNAEVHELSGVEPNPRLTTVEKGSAICKKEGIDFLLAVGGGSVIDCTKAIAAGAHYEGSAWDLITQKEPIESALPFGTVLTLAATGSEMNSVSVITNWETKEKLGWGSPHVFPTFSVLDPTYTFSVPENHTVYGIVDSMSHALEHYFHRTSNTPMIDGFIESLLRTAIQTGPKLLSDLESYDHRETMMYISTTAFNGTLSNGTDGGDWATHRIEHAVSAVYDIPHGGGLAILFPNWLEHVLEEDPSRVKQLAVNVLGVSSEGKSDYEVAVEGARELRTFWNSLGAPSRLADYEIDDAEFESMVEKTFIKPGVGTYKELDQESVRDILKRSL; encoded by the coding sequence ATGAAACCATTTTTACAATACAATCCGACCCGTCTTTATTTTGGCAAAGATAAAATAAAGGAATTAGCAGGAGAACTTCATTATGGGGTGAAAGTTCTTGTGGTATATGGTGGCGGAAGCATTAAACGAAACGGCGTTTATGACGCTGTCATGACTGAACTTAAGAAAGTAAATGCAGAAGTGCACGAGCTTTCGGGAGTAGAACCGAATCCTCGTCTCACCACTGTCGAAAAAGGCTCTGCCATTTGTAAAAAAGAAGGCATTGATTTTCTTCTTGCAGTAGGTGGCGGTAGCGTCATTGACTGCACAAAAGCGATAGCTGCAGGTGCGCACTATGAAGGCTCAGCTTGGGATTTGATCACACAAAAGGAACCAATTGAATCAGCTCTACCATTTGGGACAGTGCTAACCCTTGCTGCAACAGGTTCGGAGATGAACTCCGTCTCAGTTATTACGAATTGGGAAACGAAAGAAAAGCTAGGATGGGGATCACCGCACGTATTTCCAACGTTTTCTGTACTTGATCCAACATACACATTTTCAGTTCCAGAAAACCACACTGTTTATGGCATTGTTGATAGTATGTCGCATGCGCTAGAGCATTATTTTCACCGCACAAGCAATACGCCGATGATCGATGGATTTATTGAATCCCTTCTCCGTACGGCGATTCAGACAGGTCCAAAGCTACTAAGTGATCTTGAATCATATGATCATCGTGAAACGATGATGTATATTAGTACGACGGCTTTTAACGGAACATTGAGCAATGGCACTGATGGCGGTGATTGGGCCACACACCGAATCGAACATGCTGTATCAGCCGTTTATGATATTCCTCATGGTGGTGGATTGGCGATTTTATTCCCGAACTGGTTGGAACACGTCCTTGAAGAAGATCCTTCTCGAGTGAAACAGTTAGCCGTGAACGTTCTTGGCGTATCGTCAGAAGGGAAAAGTGATTACGAAGTGGCGGTAGAAGGAGCGAGAGAACTTCGTACGTTCTGGAACTCTCTTGGTGCACCTTCTCGTCTCGCAGATTATGAGATTGATGATGCTGAATTCGAAAGTATGGTTGAAAAAACCTTTATTAAACCAGGAGTTGGCACATACAAAGAACTTGATCAGGAAAGCGTTCGAGATATTCTAAAACGCTCCCTTTAA